A section of the Prevotella melaninogenica genome encodes:
- a CDS encoding S-ribosylhomocysteine lyase, translating to MNSELNKIPSFTIDHERLLRGIYVSRKDEVGGETVTTFDVRMKEPNREPVLHVGAIHAIEHLAATYLRNDEEWKDRVIYWGPMGCLTGNYLILRGDLESKDVVDLMRRTFQFVADFEGEIPGAAPRDCGNYLLHDLPMAKWESRKFLTEVLNNITDANLIYPEK from the coding sequence ATGAATTCTGAATTAAACAAGATTCCTTCCTTTACCATTGACCACGAGCGTTTGCTGCGTGGCATTTATGTAAGTCGTAAGGACGAAGTGGGTGGCGAGACCGTTACCACCTTCGATGTCCGTATGAAAGAACCGAATCGTGAGCCAGTGTTGCACGTGGGTGCCATTCACGCCATCGAACACTTGGCTGCTACTTATCTTCGTAACGATGAGGAGTGGAAAGATCGTGTTATCTATTGGGGTCCAATGGGCTGCCTCACAGGTAACTATCTTATCCTTCGTGGCGACCTTGAGTCGAAAGATGTTGTCGATCTCATGCGCCGCACCTTCCAATTCGTTGCCGACTTCGAGGGTGAAATCCCTGGTGCTGCTCCACGCGACTGTGGTAACTACCTGCTCCACGACCTGCCTATGGCGAAGTGGGAGTCACGTAAGTTCCTCACTGAGGTGCTCAATAACATCACTGACGCTAACCTCATTTACCCAGAGAAGTAG